One Campylobacter concisus DNA segment encodes these proteins:
- a CDS encoding valine--tRNA ligase: protein MAEFYNAKEIEDKFYKIWEERGYFEIDANKDIQKDGRKFCIMMPPPNVTGSLHIGHALTFTLQDIMTRYKRMDGYKTLWQPGLDHAGIATQNVVEKQLLAQGIKKEELGREKFVEKVWEWKEKSGGMIVHQMRKLGITPAWSRQRFTMDEGLRKAVKKAFVNLYDKGLIVQKNYMINWCTHDGALSDIEVEHKENKGKLYHLRYYFAEKPNEFVVVATTRPETYFGDTAVMVNPNDERYKNLIGKKVVLPIINREIEIIADEHVDMEFGTGLVKVTPAHDQNDYEVGKRHDLEFITVFDEKGILNDKCDKFAGLERLEARDIVVAELEKLGNVEKIEDYENQVGYCYRCKNVVEPYISKQWFVKKEIADEAIQKVSEGLAKFYPPHWINSFNAWMRELRDWCISRQLWWGHQIPVFYCDDCGHMWADEGEPCECKKCKSKNFHQDPDVLDTWFSSGLWPFSTLGWGNENELKNEKWFEGDLAEFYPNNLLITGFDILFFWVARMMFQGENALGKLPFDDIYLHALVKDEFGRKMSKSLGNVIDPLDSINEYSADILRFTLTLLAVQGRDIKLSDAKMKQVRNFTNKLYNASKYLMLNESKFPNLEDIKLETKLGIYINSRFNECVREVRENIDAYRFNDAANTLYKFLWDEFCDWGIELSKADKASVKELGSIFKEAMKLLNPFMPFLSEYLFQELSGTQLENAKSIMVMNYPEIKERNLEVEKKFELVIEAIVAIRRAKATIDLGNSKIAKAFVKFNEKIDLDEVKEYIKLLAKCEEIGFVDEKIENSIRDVSENLEAFVPLEGLDMSGIITRLRSQKTKLEKEIAKLSGMLNNEKFVASAPQAVVEANREGLQSAQEKFAKVCDELKVFGE from the coding sequence GTGGCAGAATTTTACAATGCAAAAGAGATAGAAGACAAATTTTATAAAATTTGGGAAGAACGCGGATATTTCGAGATAGACGCAAACAAAGATATCCAAAAAGATGGACGTAAATTTTGCATTATGATGCCACCTCCAAACGTGACTGGCTCACTTCACATCGGACACGCCCTAACCTTCACACTTCAAGATATTATGACTCGCTACAAGAGGATGGACGGCTACAAGACACTTTGGCAACCAGGACTTGACCACGCTGGTATCGCTACTCAAAACGTCGTTGAAAAGCAGCTTTTGGCTCAAGGGATCAAAAAAGAAGAGCTTGGACGCGAGAAATTTGTAGAAAAAGTGTGGGAGTGGAAGGAAAAAAGTGGCGGCATGATAGTCCATCAGATGCGAAAACTTGGCATCACTCCGGCTTGGTCACGCCAGAGATTTACTATGGATGAGGGCTTAAGAAAAGCTGTGAAAAAAGCCTTTGTAAATTTATATGATAAAGGGCTAATTGTCCAGAAAAACTATATGATAAACTGGTGTACGCATGATGGCGCACTCTCTGACATCGAGGTCGAACACAAAGAGAATAAAGGCAAGCTTTATCACTTAAGATACTACTTTGCAGAGAAGCCAAACGAATTTGTTGTTGTTGCGACCACTAGACCTGAAACATATTTCGGCGATACGGCGGTAATGGTAAATCCAAACGACGAGCGTTATAAAAATTTAATCGGCAAAAAAGTGGTGCTACCTATCATAAATAGAGAGATCGAGATCATCGCAGACGAGCACGTTGATATGGAGTTTGGAACAGGCCTTGTTAAGGTCACGCCTGCGCACGATCAAAACGACTACGAGGTTGGCAAAAGGCACGACCTTGAGTTTATCACTGTATTTGATGAAAAAGGCATTTTAAACGACAAGTGCGATAAATTTGCAGGTCTTGAGAGGCTTGAGGCTAGAGACATTGTCGTGGCCGAGCTTGAAAAACTTGGCAATGTCGAGAAAATCGAGGACTACGAAAACCAAGTAGGTTACTGCTACCGCTGCAAAAACGTCGTCGAGCCATATATCTCAAAGCAGTGGTTTGTCAAAAAAGAGATCGCAGACGAAGCGATACAAAAGGTCTCAGAGGGTCTTGCTAAATTTTACCCGCCGCACTGGATAAACAGCTTTAATGCGTGGATGAGAGAGCTAAGAGATTGGTGTATCTCACGCCAGCTTTGGTGGGGACATCAAATTCCAGTATTTTACTGCGATGATTGCGGTCATATGTGGGCTGACGAGGGAGAGCCATGCGAGTGCAAAAAGTGTAAAAGTAAAAATTTCCACCAAGACCCAGACGTGCTAGATACGTGGTTTAGCTCTGGTCTTTGGCCATTTAGCACGCTTGGCTGGGGCAATGAAAATGAGCTAAAAAATGAAAAGTGGTTTGAAGGCGATTTGGCTGAGTTTTATCCAAACAACCTTCTCATCACTGGCTTTGATATATTGTTTTTCTGGGTTGCTAGGATGATGTTTCAGGGTGAAAACGCCCTTGGCAAGCTGCCGTTTGACGACATCTACCTGCACGCGCTTGTAAAAGATGAGTTTGGCAGAAAGATGAGTAAAAGCCTTGGCAACGTCATCGACCCGCTTGATAGCATAAATGAGTATAGTGCCGATATATTGCGCTTTACACTAACTCTTCTAGCCGTTCAAGGACGCGACATCAAGCTAAGCGACGCCAAGATGAAGCAGGTAAGAAATTTCACCAACAAGCTTTATAATGCGAGCAAATACCTCATGTTAAATGAGAGCAAATTCCCAAATTTAGAGGATATCAAGCTTGAAACAAAGCTTGGAATTTATATAAACAGCCGCTTTAACGAGTGCGTGAGAGAGGTGCGTGAAAATATCGACGCCTACCGCTTTAATGACGCGGCAAACACACTTTATAAATTCCTTTGGGATGAGTTTTGCGACTGGGGTATCGAGCTTAGCAAGGCTGATAAAGCGAGCGTAAAAGAGCTTGGAAGCATATTTAAAGAGGCGATGAAGCTGCTAAATCCTTTCATGCCGTTTCTTTCAGAGTATCTATTTCAAGAGCTTAGCGGCACACAGCTTGAAAATGCAAAATCAATAATGGTGATGAACTACCCAGAGATAAAAGAGCGAAATTTAGAGGTTGAGAAGAAATTTGAACTAGTTATCGAGGCGATCGTCGCTATTCGCCGTGCAAAAGCGACAATAGATCTAGGCAACTCAAAGATCGCAAAAGCCTTTGTTAAATTTAATGAAAAAATAGACCTTGACGAGGTAAAAGAGTATATCAAACTGCTTGCAAAATGCGAAGAGATCGGCTTTGTAGATGAAAAAATAGAAAACTCAATAAGAGATGTGAGCGAAAATTTAGAGGCATTTGTCCCGCTTGAAGGGCTTGATATGAGCGGCATCATCACAAGGCTAAGGTCTCAAAAGACAAAGCTTGAAAAAGAGATCGCCAAGCTTTCAGGTATGCTCAATAACGAGAAATTTGTAGCCTCCGCCCCGCAAGCCGTGGTTGAAGCCAACCGAGAAGGGCTGCAAAGCGCGCAGGAAAAATTCGCCAAAGTATGCGACGAACTAAAGGTGTTTGGCGAGTGA
- a CDS encoding diaminopimelate dehydrogenase produces MSEKIKIAVLGYGNLGRGVEFAVRNSKDMELVAVFSRRDPREVKTCGAPVFSVDQILSHKGKFDVLVLCGGSATDLPTQTPEFAKEFNVVDSFDTHAKIPEHFAAVDAAAKKGGNVGVIAVGWDPGLFSLNRLFGESVLENGSSYTFWGKGVSQGHSDAIRRIKGVVDARQYTVPIDSALERVRAGENPNLTTREKHLRDCYVVAQDGADKARIEHEIKTMPNYFADYDTSVYFIDLETLKKEHGGIPHGGFVLRSGVSGEHGENKHLIEFSLKLDSNPEFTASVLVAYARAAYRLAQRGESGAFSVFDIAPALLSPKSADELRREIL; encoded by the coding sequence ATGAGTGAAAAAATAAAAATAGCAGTTTTAGGATATGGAAATTTAGGTCGTGGCGTAGAGTTCGCGGTGCGAAACAGTAAGGATATGGAGCTTGTGGCGGTTTTTAGCCGCAGAGATCCAAGAGAGGTAAAAACGTGTGGTGCGCCGGTGTTTAGCGTGGATCAAATTTTATCTCACAAGGGCAAATTTGACGTTTTAGTCCTTTGCGGTGGCAGCGCAACTGACTTACCGACGCAGACTCCAGAATTTGCAAAAGAGTTTAACGTAGTTGATAGCTTTGACACGCACGCTAAAATCCCAGAGCACTTTGCCGCAGTGGATGCTGCTGCTAAAAAAGGTGGCAATGTAGGTGTCATCGCTGTTGGCTGGGACCCGGGGCTATTTTCACTAAATAGATTATTTGGCGAGAGCGTGCTTGAAAATGGCAGCAGCTATACATTTTGGGGCAAAGGCGTGAGCCAAGGCCACTCAGACGCCATACGCAGGATAAAAGGCGTCGTGGATGCTCGTCAATACACAGTGCCCATAGATAGCGCCTTGGAGCGAGTTCGCGCTGGGGAAAATCCAAATTTAACCACAAGGGAAAAACATCTGCGTGATTGCTACGTAGTGGCGCAGGACGGCGCTGATAAGGCACGTATAGAGCATGAGATAAAAACGATGCCAAATTATTTTGCCGACTACGACACAAGCGTGTATTTTATCGACCTTGAGACGCTTAAAAAAGAGCATGGCGGTATCCCACATGGGGGATTTGTACTGCGAAGCGGAGTGAGCGGAGAGCATGGCGAGAACAAACACTTGATCGAGTTTTCTCTAAAACTTGACTCAAATCCAGAATTTACAGCAAGCGTGCTTGTAGCCTACGCCAGAGCAGCATATCGCTTGGCGCAAAGGGGTGAGAGTGGCGCATTTAGCGTATTTGACATAGCTCCAGCGCTTCTTTCGCCAAAGAGTGCAGATGAGCTAAGGCGCGAAATTTTATAA
- a CDS encoding methionine ABC transporter ATP-binding protein, with product MIKIENLTKFYGGTQILFDVNLEVAKGEIFAIVGHSGAGKSTLLRCINGLESYQGGSLKVFDQEIKNLDEMQQRILRRDVGMIFQHFALMARKNVFENVATPLKFWGYKSDETEKRVRELLNLVGLESKAKSYPSELSGGQKQRVAIARALALNPKILLSDEATSALDPNTTNQILELLEKINKELDISVVIVTHEMEVVKSIAKRAILLEGGKIIGSGSIEELFLKPDEKMKEFLGEVEILPSTGTNIRLFFPKEVAQNSVITHMARSLNIDFNIVWGKLEKLNDNVLGSLVINIDEKDKENVLNYIKQSGVLWEVA from the coding sequence GTGATAAAAATAGAAAATTTAACCAAATTTTATGGCGGCACACAGATCCTTTTTGATGTAAATTTAGAGGTTGCAAAGGGTGAAATTTTTGCTATCGTGGGACATAGTGGCGCTGGCAAATCAACACTTTTAAGGTGCATAAATGGGCTAGAGAGCTATCAAGGTGGCAGCTTAAAAGTCTTTGATCAAGAGATAAAAAATTTAGATGAAATGCAACAAAGAATTTTAAGACGAGATGTTGGAATGATATTTCAGCATTTTGCCTTGATGGCTAGAAAAAATGTCTTTGAAAACGTCGCTACTCCGCTTAAATTTTGGGGTTATAAAAGCGATGAAACTGAAAAAAGAGTGAGAGAGCTTTTAAATTTAGTCGGTCTTGAAAGCAAGGCAAAAAGCTATCCAAGCGAGCTAAGCGGCGGCCAAAAACAGCGTGTCGCTATCGCTAGAGCACTTGCTTTAAATCCTAAAATTTTACTAAGCGACGAGGCGACTTCGGCTCTTGATCCAAACACGACAAATCAAATTTTAGAGCTGCTTGAAAAGATAAATAAAGAGCTAGACATCAGCGTCGTCATCGTCACGCACGAGATGGAGGTGGTAAAATCTATCGCAAAACGCGCGATTTTGCTAGAAGGTGGCAAGATCATAGGCTCTGGAAGCATCGAAGAGCTATTTTTAAAGCCAGATGAGAAGATGAAAGAGTTTTTGGGTGAAGTTGAAATTCTACCAAGCACTGGCACAAATATCAGGCTATTTTTCCCAAAAGAAGTGGCTCAAAACAGCGTGATCACACACATGGCTAGAAGCCTAAATATCGACTTTAACATAGTCTGGGGCAAGCTTGAAAAGCTAAACGACAACGTCCTTGGCTCGCTTGTCATAAACATAGATGAAAAAGATAAAGAAAACGTGCTTAACTACATCAAGCAAAGTGGCGTTTTGTGGGAGGTTGCTTAA
- a CDS encoding methionine ABC transporter permease encodes MFGIDFSKFPDVFSRILLPAIGETLYMSIVSTLLAFAIGLIPAVLLILSDKNGLKPNKQLYFVLDIIINVLRSFPFIILIIVLFPVTKMIVGTSIGTTAAIVPLTIGAAPFVARLIENALKEVDKGIIEAAQSFGSSKFQIIFRVMFVEALPGIISAFTLTLIVNIGFSAMAGAVGGGGLGSVAINYGYQRFRPDIMLYTVVILIIMVQIFQVLGNYLYKISKK; translated from the coding sequence ATGTTTGGTATTGATTTTTCTAAATTTCCAGATGTTTTTTCTAGAATACTTTTGCCAGCTATCGGCGAAACGCTATATATGAGTATCGTCTCCACCCTGCTCGCTTTTGCCATAGGCCTTATACCTGCGGTTTTGCTCATCCTTTCAGACAAAAACGGTCTAAAGCCAAACAAACAGCTTTACTTTGTCCTTGATATCATTATAAACGTGCTTAGAAGCTTTCCGTTTATCATTTTGATCATCGTGCTATTTCCAGTCACAAAAATGATCGTAGGTACAAGTATTGGCACGACTGCTGCGATCGTTCCACTAACTATCGGAGCGGCTCCGTTTGTGGCAAGGCTCATTGAAAATGCTCTAAAAGAGGTTGATAAAGGCATCATCGAAGCTGCTCAAAGCTTTGGTAGCTCGAAATTTCAGATCATTTTCCGTGTGATGTTTGTAGAGGCGCTTCCTGGCATCATTTCGGCATTTACACTAACACTTATCGTAAATATCGGCTTTTCAGCGATGGCTGGTGCAGTTGGCGGTGGCGGACTAGGATCAGTCGCTATAAACTACGGATATCAGAGATTTCGCCCAGATATCATGCTCTACACCGTGGTTATTCTAATTATTATGGTGCAAATTTTCCAAGTTTTAGGCAACTATCTCTATAAAATTTCAAAAAAATGA
- a CDS encoding permease, whose protein sequence is MLDLFNQHNIFEFIKFFILYFTEISLLFFCVSFLVFIVSEKFSQKLKKHLISTKISSFIKAFLVGAITPFCSCSTIPLLNGFLKSGVSLGVSSVFLLSSPLVNPVILTLLFMSFGFKFSIIYFTVIFISSLAFGLLLSKADQNLFLKDDFLKPKFSPYNPTKGFVFTPVNQTQACSCKDIKNSKNIYKMALLNSVKEYKKLFHYILLAMFIGAAIHGFVPQKLISNYLGSSDIASILISALFGILLYVRVEALVPIGLALLTSGASAAAFGAFVITAAGVSLPEIILLNRFFKPKFMAIFIAFILCVALAFAMFLKSFF, encoded by the coding sequence ATGCTCGATCTTTTTAATCAACACAATATATTTGAGTTTATTAAATTTTTCATACTTTATTTTACAGAGATTTCACTACTATTTTTTTGTGTCTCTTTTTTGGTATTCATCGTATCTGAAAAATTTAGTCAAAAACTCAAAAAACACCTTATAAGCACAAAAATTTCAAGCTTTATCAAGGCGTTTTTGGTTGGCGCTATTACGCCGTTTTGTTCGTGCTCTACTATACCGCTTTTAAATGGGTTTTTAAAAAGCGGCGTATCACTTGGCGTTAGTAGCGTATTTTTGTTAAGCTCTCCGCTTGTTAATCCTGTAATTTTAACGCTTCTTTTTATGAGCTTTGGGTTTAAATTTAGCATTATTTATTTTACGGTCATTTTTATCTCATCGCTTGCTTTTGGTCTTTTGTTATCAAAAGCAGATCAAAATCTATTTTTAAAAGATGATTTTTTAAAACCAAAATTTAGCCCATACAATCCAACCAAAGGCTTTGTTTTTACGCCCGTTAATCAGACACAAGCTTGCTCTTGCAAGGATATAAAAAATAGTAAAAATATTTACAAAATGGCGCTTTTAAACTCGGTAAAAGAGTATAAAAAACTATTTCATTACATACTGCTTGCGATGTTTATCGGCGCCGCTATACACGGATTTGTTCCGCAAAAGCTTATCTCAAACTATCTTGGTTCTAGCGACATCGCCTCGATACTTATTTCGGCATTGTTTGGAATTTTGCTCTATGTTAGAGTAGAAGCGCTAGTGCCAATTGGCTTAGCGCTTCTTACCTCTGGTGCTAGTGCGGCCGCATTTGGAGCGTTTGTAATAACGGCGGCAGGTGTTAGCCTGCCGGAAATCATACTTCTTAATAGGTTTTTTAAGCCAAAATTTATGGCAATTTTTATCGCTTTTATCTTATGTGTGGCATTAGCATTTGCAATGTTTTTAAAATCATTTTTTTGA
- a CDS encoding ArsR/SmtB family transcription factor produces MQCVDILALKSEFMRVLAHPIRIGIVEVLGDKKMSVGEICELLNKEQATISKHLGVLKNGGILKSEKSGLNVFYSVDICCLPNFLECLKNILEEKAAKNSKNARGVIKSLR; encoded by the coding sequence ATGCAATGTGTTGATATTCTTGCGCTAAAAAGCGAATTTATGAGAGTTTTGGCTCATCCTATTAGGATCGGAATAGTTGAGGTTTTAGGTGATAAAAAGATGAGCGTAGGTGAAATTTGCGAGCTTTTAAATAAAGAACAAGCAACGATTTCAAAGCATCTTGGGGTATTAAAAAATGGGGGAATTTTAAAAAGCGAGAAGTCCGGACTTAATGTTTTTTACTCGGTTGATATTTGCTGTTTGCCAAATTTTTTGGAATGTTTAAAAAATATTTTAGAGGAAAAAGCAGCCAAAAACTCAAAAAATGCAAGAGGTGTCATAAAAAGTCTAAGATAA
- a CDS encoding MetQ/NlpA family ABC transporter substrate-binding protein, whose amino-acid sequence MKKLLLTSLVALGLSVSANAADKSKTIIVGATPIPHAEILEVVKPILAKDGYTLEIKEFNDYTTPNLATEDGDLDANFFQHIPYLEEFNKNKGTHLVKTVGVHLEPMGVYSKKIKDIKELKDGAVVSIPNDPTNESRALDIVASAGLIKLNDNPLKTPLDIVDNPKKLKFEEIEAAQVPRTLDDVTIAVINTNYALNANLNPTKDALVIEGKDSPYVNYIVVKAGNENSPKTKALDKAINSPEVKKFIETKYNGAIIPAF is encoded by the coding sequence ATGAAAAAACTACTTCTTACCTCTTTAGTTGCCCTAGGCCTTAGCGTTAGTGCAAATGCTGCTGACAAGTCAAAAACAATAATCGTCGGTGCTACACCTATCCCACATGCTGAAATTTTAGAGGTTGTAAAGCCTATTTTGGCAAAAGATGGCTACACACTTGAGATCAAAGAATTTAACGACTACACCACGCCAAACCTTGCGACAGAGGACGGCGACCTTGACGCAAACTTCTTTCAGCACATCCCATATCTTGAAGAATTTAACAAAAACAAAGGCACTCACCTTGTAAAAACAGTTGGCGTGCACCTCGAGCCAATGGGCGTTTATTCTAAAAAGATTAAAGATATCAAAGAACTAAAAGATGGCGCAGTGGTCTCTATCCCAAATGACCCAACAAACGAGAGCCGCGCACTTGACATCGTAGCTAGCGCTGGACTTATCAAACTAAATGACAACCCGCTAAAAACTCCGCTTGATATAGTTGATAACCCTAAAAAGCTTAAATTTGAAGAGATCGAGGCTGCTCAAGTGCCAAGAACGCTTGATGACGTTACTATCGCAGTTATCAACACAAACTACGCGCTAAATGCAAATTTAAATCCAACAAAAGACGCGCTTGTGATCGAGGGTAAAGATAGCCCATACGTAAACTACATAGTTGTAAAAGCTGGCAACGAGAACAGCCCTAAAACTAAAGCCCTTGATAAAGCTATCAACTCACCAGAAGTTAAGAAATTTATCGAGACAAAGTATAACGGCGCTATCATCCCAGCGTTTTAA
- a CDS encoding MetQ/NlpA family ABC transporter substrate-binding protein, with protein sequence MKFIKLLTASLVALSLHAADKDHTITVGVSPVPHAEILEFVKPKLKDKGYDLVISEISDYSIPNVATEDGSLDANFFQHLPYLEEQNKARGLHLVSVASVHVEPLGFYSKKIKDIKELKDGAKVAIAYDPSNGNRALRILEKAGLIEINKGVKTASVNDITKNPKNLQFVELEGAQIPRTLDDVDIAAISTNFVLDLGMSVAKDALLLEDAGSPYANIIVTKSGNENNPKIKALVDAVLSPDTKNFIITRYKGEVIPAF encoded by the coding sequence ATGAAATTTATCAAACTTTTAACCGCATCTTTAGTTGCTCTAAGCCTTCACGCAGCCGACAAAGACCACACTATCACTGTTGGCGTCTCACCTGTGCCACACGCTGAAATTTTAGAATTTGTAAAACCAAAGCTAAAAGATAAGGGCTATGATCTTGTTATCTCTGAAATTTCAGACTATTCGATACCAAATGTCGCCACAGAAGATGGTAGCTTAGACGCAAATTTCTTTCAGCATTTACCATATCTTGAGGAGCAAAACAAGGCTAGAGGCTTGCATCTTGTAAGCGTTGCGAGCGTGCATGTCGAGCCACTTGGCTTTTACTCTAAAAAGATAAAAGATATCAAAGAGCTAAAAGATGGCGCAAAAGTGGCGATCGCTTACGATCCGTCAAATGGCAACAGAGCGCTTAGGATTTTAGAAAAAGCTGGTCTTATAGAGATCAACAAAGGCGTCAAAACAGCTAGCGTAAATGACATAACGAAAAATCCTAAGAATTTGCAGTTTGTCGAGCTAGAAGGCGCTCAGATCCCAAGGACGCTTGATGATGTCGATATCGCAGCTATTAGTACAAATTTCGTCCTTGATCTTGGCATGAGCGTGGCAAAAGACGCACTTTTACTTGAGGACGCAGGTAGCCCTTACGCAAACATCATCGTTACAAAATCTGGCAATGAAAATAACCCTAAGATCAAAGCTTTAGTCGATGCGGTGCTTAGCCCTGATACTAAAAATTTCATCATCACTCGCTACAAAGGCGAGGTCATACCTGCGTTTTAA